A stretch of Chiloscyllium plagiosum isolate BGI_BamShark_2017 chromosome 6, ASM401019v2, whole genome shotgun sequence DNA encodes these proteins:
- the aqp11 gene encoding aquaporin-11, translating into MENVLVSLSVLAGTVTVCEVLRHIARELLWPRWGRAKGRLSRIPGAEPPNFEVAVELFSTLQLCICTHELRLLGSSGLLGSIPGLALTYLITLVHVSTFGCATCNPVSCLERYLYGQSNGQITAAKLLAQLTAASVARRLVELVWALEMSDLHWYHHQHQYKCTSALNTTAGNGLVAEFTCAFTLRAALFRFHLLNQRHKIHMVATLITFFVYAAGDLTGAVFNPALAYSITFNCEGNTYLEYCFVYWLGPLMGAMTAVLLFERKSVDDADTRSATGETKEKRS; encoded by the exons ATGGAGAATGTCCTGGTTTCACTCAGTGTCCTGGCTGGCACCGTGACTGTGTGCGAGGTGCTGCGCCACATAGCCAGGGAGCTGCTGTGGCCTCGGTGGGGGCGCGCAAAGGGGAGGCTGAGCCGCATTCCGGGGGCCGAGCCCCCTAACTTCGAGGTGGCAGTGGAGCTGTTCTCCACCCTGCAGCTGTGCATCTGCACACACGAACTGCGGCTCCTGGGGAGCTCAGGGCTGCTGGGTTCGATCCCGGGTCTCGCCCTCACCTACCTCATCACCCTGGTCCACGTCAGCACCTTTGGCTGTGCCACCTGCAACCCGGTGAGCTGCCTGGAGCGCTACCTCTACGGACAGAGCAATGGGCAGATAACAGCTGCCAAGTTGTTGGCACAGCTCACTGCAGCCTCGGTGGCTCGCAGGCTGGTGGAGTTGGTGTGGGCCCTGGAAATGTCGGACCTGCACTGGTATCATCACCAGCACCAGTACAAGTGTACCTCAGCACTGAACACCACTGCTGGAAACGGGCTGGTCGCTGAGTTCACCTGTGCCTTCACTCTGAGGGCTGCACTCTTCAGGTTTCACTTGCTGAACCAGAGGCACAAGATCCATATGGTGGCTACATTGATCACGTTCTTCGTGTATGCAG CTGGAGACCTGACGGGTGCTGTGTTTAACCCAGCTCTGGCTTACTCTATCACTTTCAACTGCGAAGGAAACACTTATCTGGAATACTGTTTCGTATACTGGCTTGGACCCTTGATGG GTGCAATGACTGCTGTCTTGTTGTTTGAGAGGAAATCTGTAGATGATGCTGATACGAGATCAGCAACAGGGGAGACTAAGGAGAAGAGATCCTGA